Proteins from a genomic interval of Cydia pomonella isolate Wapato2018A unplaced genomic scaffold, ilCydPomo1 PGA_scaffold_66, whole genome shotgun sequence:
- the LOC133534179 gene encoding nematocyst expressed protein 3-like, with product MEMEKVRLRRAVQLTKTAGRGPDYSSRAGPVKNCTPSAREPASPAAPPAPPAPPAPRISVSAADDSPADRRRRVHLRSLSDVTPASAALAPRARSHSERPRASPSPSPSRLPAPSPRPARSEACSPERARARDADGDPWRKMSDAELHPRDPWVRPRPRLERRAPVACAACGAESCSCRRARPARAVSLGAAPAAACTCEARASPRRRPPDAPAPAPPPAASPDPLLETTC from the exons ATGGAGATGGAGAAGGTTCGTCTCCGTCGAGCTGTTCAACTGACAAAGACTGCCGGCCGCGGGCCAGACTACTCAAG CCGGGCCGGCCCCGTCAAAAACTGCACCCCCTCCGCGCGGGAGCCCGCctcgcccgccgcgccgcccgcgccacccgcgccgcccgcgccgcgcatCAGCGTCAGCGCCGCCGACGACTCGCCCGCCGACCGGCGCCGCCGCGTGCACCTGCGCTCGCTCAGCGACGTCACGCCCGCCTCGGCCGCGCTCGCGCCCCGCGCCCGCTCCCACTCGGAGCGGCCGCGTGCCTCCCCCTCGCCCTCCCCCTCCCGCCTGCCAGCCCCCTCGCCGCGGCCCGCGCGCAGCGAGGCCTGCTCGCCGGAGCGCGCGCGCGCCCGGGACGCCGACGGCGACCCCTGGCGCAAGATGAGCGACGCGGAGCTGCACCCGCGCGACCCCTGGGTGCGGCCCCGGCCGCGGCTGGAGCGGCGCGCGCCCGTGGCGTGCGCGGCGTGCGGCGCCGAGAGCTGCTCGTGCCGGCGGGCGCGGCCGGCGCGCGCCGTGTCgctgggcgcggcgccggccgccGCCTGCACGTGCGAGGCGCGCGCGTCGCCGCGGCGCCGCCCGCCCGACGCGCCCGCcccggcgccgccgcccgccgcgtcGCCGGACCCGCTGCTCGAGACCACGTGCTGA
- the LOC133534182 gene encoding lipid droplet-associated hydrolase produces MESVFINLNNVQTNVLTWGDPFDSKNSDVIICITGNPGIPHFYEEFATELNKSTGLPICVIGQAGHVEVPDVKSNILEGREHLFNLEAQVQHKLDLIEHKIDKRRNIHLIGHSIGAWLILEAINKRESLTDRICSINLLFPTIQRMADSPNGKKLNGIVRRLHFVAILLFTLIHSLPDSVQRFLVGAYLKLNRLPPHYDERILKYLRPRVAEKVLHMAYDEMDRVVSLEGVGGALARTKRITNVVFGARDGWAPAAYMRALRRYQPELQMRRVDIDHTFVLTSSQKVAELVSDYIKPKIKSC; encoded by the exons ATGGAAAGTGTCTTCATTAACCTGAACAACGTTCAAACAAATGTTTTAACATGGGGGGACCCCTTCGACTCGAAGAACTCTGATGTAATTATCTGTATTACTGGAAATCCAGGAATCCCACATTTTTACGAAGAGTTTGCTacagaattaaataaaagcaCTGGTCTCCCAATATGTGTAATTG GTCAAGCGGGGCACGTGGAGGTTCCCGACGTGAAGTCGAACATTCTCGAAGGACGCGAGCACTTGTTCAACCTGGAGGCGCAAGTTCAGCACAAACTAGACCTCATCGAACATAAAATAGATAAGCGCCGTAACATACACTTGATCGGTCACTCTATAGGCGCGTGGCTGATTCTCGAGGCCATCAACAAACGAGAGAGTTTGACAGACAGAATATGCTCCATCAACCTGCTGTTCCCGACCATTCAGAGGATGGCCGACTCCCCGAACGGCAAGAAACTGAACGGCATCGTGAGGAGATTGCACTTCGTGGCTATCCTCCTCTTTACATTAATCCACTCTCTGCCGGATTCCGTTCAACGGTTTTTGGTGGGCGCGTATTTAAAGTTGAATCGTCTGCCTCCGCACTACGATGAGAGGATACTGAAGTATCTCCGGCCTCGGGTCGCGGAGAAGGTGTTGCACATGGCGTACGACGAGATGGACCGCGTGGTGTCGCTGGAGGGCGTGGGCGGCGCGCTGGCGCGGACCAAACGGATCACCAACGTGGTGTTCGGGGCGCGGGACGGCTGGGCGCCCGCCGCCTACATGCGCGCCCTGCGCCGGTACCAGCCCGAGCTCCAGATGAGGCGCGTCGACATCGACCACACATTCGTTCTCACCTCTTCCCAGAAAGTGGCAGAGTTAGTCTCAGATTATATAAAgccaaaaattaaatcatgttaA
- the LOC133534181 gene encoding uncharacterized protein LOC133534181: MPGNEGGGENPPTLKRSKNDIQGNTDDGGGGEQLNNGYLPYFKPDYKRLYPENSGKVEFKVFVEQVDPKGKLGNKSPIFLNHIFTTDIKGVTAIQRVNANKIAVVFKQYNTANNFLNNTAFLTKYNMKAYIPATQIEKTGIIRFVPANISNKDLYTKLSSIYEIIAVRRFTKKVGQERVPLQTVSITFLSHVLPDNVQYDLFSYRVFEYVPPLLQCFKCFKFNHAAKVCNGKQRCSICSGEHFYKECDKPNDLCCANCSGPHLAISKQCPIKLKKITEKKTNITYASKAETRKVEFPTLLDQTVRLPEKASKSKSQPQKNVPSTATPAETPKFDIKKELLQNADLMNALVSTLIELANKTDSNPITSSSIKDMLIKNIK, translated from the coding sequence ATGCCAGGTAACGAGGGGGGCGGGGAAAACCCGCCCACCCTTAAGCGCTCCAAAAACGACATCCAAGGCAACACGGACGATGGCGGCGGGGGTGAGCAATTGAACAATGGATACTTACCGTATTTTAAACCGGACTATAAAAGACTATACCCTGAGAATTCAGGAAAAGTAGAATTTAAAGTGTTTGTTGAGCAAGTGGACCCAAAAGGCAAATTGGGAAACAAAAGCCCAATTTTCCTAAATCACATATTTACTACGGACATAAAAGGTGTAACGGCCATACAGCGTGTAAACGCTAACAAAATTGCAGTCGTTTTCAAGCAGTATAATACGGCtaataactttttaaacaaCACTGcatttttgacaaaatataACATGAAGGCGTACATACCGGCGACTCAAATCGAGAAAACTGGGATAATCAGATTTGTGCCAGCCAATATTTCAAACAAGGATTTATACACAAAGTTAAGCTCTATTTATGAGATCATAGCGGTACGACGCTTTACCAAAAAAGTTGGACAGGAACGTGTTCCTTTACAGACGGTGAGCATTACGTTCTTGTCGCATGTGCTACCGGACAATGTACAGTACGACTTATTCTCGTATAGAGTCTTCGAATATGTACCCCCCCTACTGcaatgttttaaatgttttaaatttaaccaTGCAGCTAAAGTATGTAACGGCAAACAGCGTTGCTCCATATGCTCGGGTGAACACTTTTATAAGGAGTGTGATAAGCCTAATGATTTATGTTGTGCCAATTGTAGTGGACCACATTTGGCAATTTCGaaacaatgtcctataaaacttaagaaaataacagaaaagaagacAAATATCACGTACGCCTCTAAAGCTGAAACTCGAAAAGTCGAGTTTCCGACATTACTTGACCAAACTGTAAGGCTTCCAGAAAAAGCAAGTAAATCTAAATCTCAACCGCAAAAAAATGTTCCTTCTACAGCTACACCAGCAGAGACAccgaaatttgacattaaaaaaGAATTACTACAGAATGCAGACTTAATGAATGCACTGGTTAGCACTCTCATAGAATTAGCAAACAAGACTGATTCTAATCCAATCACTAGCAGTTCTATTAAAGATatgcttattaaaaatattaaataa